Proteins encoded by one window of Taeniopygia guttata chromosome 1A, bTaeGut7.mat, whole genome shotgun sequence:
- the CCDC134 gene encoding coiled-coil domain-containing protein 134 precursor: MDFLIICPFLLALLLSQGSFTDLEKQRVDSGLEIYKKLFEVKRKDQMNALKNLIELNDINQQYKIIDIMLKGLFKVLEDSRAVLIAADVPPDGPFPQDEKIKDAYSHVVENTAFFGDVVLRFPKIVHHYFDRNSNWNSLIRWGIGFCNLTGVFEQGPHSQVLQLMAQELGISEKSPDYRNPFKTDQSEFFPSADTFQKALRDEEKRRKKEEKRKEIRKGPRISRSQSEL, encoded by the exons ATGGATTTTCTCATCATCTGCCCCTTTCTACTGGCcttgctgctgtcccagggcagctTCACAGACCTGGAGAAACAGAGAGTAGACTCTGGCTTGGAAATCT ATAAGAAGCTGTTTGAGGTGAAGCGCAAGGACCAGATGAATGCTCTGAAGAACTTGATTGAGCTCAATGACATCAACCAGCAGTACAAAATCATTGACATCATGCTCAAGGGACTCTTCAAA GTGCTGGAGGACTCCCGTGCTGTCCTTATCGCTGCTGATGTGCCTCCTGATGGGCCCTTCCCTCAGGATGAGAAGATAAAGGATG catACTCTCATGTGGTGGAGAACACTGCCTTCTTCGGGGACGTCGTCCTGCGCTTCCCCAAGATTGTGCACCACTACTTCGACCGCAACTCCAACTGGAACAGCCTCATCCGCTGGGGCATCGGCTTCTGCAACCTGACGGGTGTGTTCGAGCAGGGACCCCACTCCCAGGTCCTGCAGCTG ATGGCTCAGGAGCTAGGAATCAGTGAGAAATCGCCCGATTACCGCAATCCCTTTAAAACGGACCAGTCAGAG tttttccccagtgctgaCACCTTTCAGAAGGCGCTGCGGGatgaggagaagaggaggaagaaggaagagaagcgGAAGGAGATCCGCAAGGGCCCACGCATCTCCCGCTCACAGTCGGAGCTGTAG